CGTCGATCACGAACCGGTACCGCACGTCCGAGCTCAGCACCCGCTCGTAGGCGTCGTTGATGCCGTCGGCCGCGATCAGCTCCGTCTCGGGCGCGATGCCCTTCTGGGCGCAGAAGTCGAGCATCTCCTGCGTCTCGGCGATCGAGCCGATGCTCGATCCGGCGAAGGAGCGGCGGTTGCCGAACAGCGTGAACACGGTGATCGGCAGCGGCTGCGGCGGGGCGCCGACGTTGACCATCGTGCCGTCCAGGCGCAGCAGGCGGAGGTAGGCGTTGAGGTCGAGCGGGGCGCTGACCGTGTTGAGGATGAGGTCGAACCGGTTCGCCAGCGTCTCGAACGTCGCCGGGTCGCTCGTCGCGTAGTAGTCGGCCGCCCCGAAGCGCAGGCCGTCCTCCTTCTTCGACAGCGTCTGCGAGAGCACCGTGACCTCGGCGCCCATCGCGGCGGCGATCTTGACGGCGAGATGGCCGAGGCCGCCCATGCCGACGACCGCGACCTTCTTGCCGGGGCCGGTCTTCCAATGCGCGAGCGGCGAGTACGTGGTGATGCCGGCGCAGAGGAGGGGCGCTGCCGCCTCGTACGGGATCTCCTCCGGCAGCCGCAGCACGAAGTCCTGGTCCACCACGACGTGGCTGGAGTAGCCGCCCTGCGTGATGGTGCCGTCGCGGTCGACGGAGCCGTAGGTCTGCGTGTTGCCCTTCAGGCAGTAGTTCTCCATGCCGGCGAGGCAGTTCTCGCACTCGCGGCACGAGTTGACCATGCAGCCGACGCCGACGCGGTCGCCGACGGCGAACTTCGTGACGCTGGAACCGACCTCCACGACCTCTCCGGCGATCTCGTGGCCGACGACCTGCGGGTAGGTCACCGGGCCCCAGTCGCCGCGGACGAGGTGGATGTCGGAGTGGCAGATGCCGGCGTAGCGGATGGCGATGAGGACGTCGTCGGGTCCGGTCTCGCGGCGCTCGATGGTGAGGGGGACGAGCGGCTCGGTCGCGGACGGGGCGCCGTAGGCGGGGACGGTGGGCATGGATCTCCTGTGGATCGGGGATGGGTGGATCGGGGATGGGTGGAACGGGGATGGGTGGAACGGGGATCGGTGGAACGGGGATGGGGGGATCAGGGACAGCCGGGCGTGGCCGGGCTCAACCGCTCGGCAGCTCCAGCCCGGTGACCCGCGAGAGCCGCTCGACCAGGGCGTCCTGGAACGCCGGGTCGACGGTCGCGGGATGCGGCGCCCGCGGCTGCCGGTGGTACCAGTATCCGCCCGTCCTGGGCTCGATCCCGGCGGGGTCGGCGGTGGCGAGCCACTCCTGGGTGCGGTGGCCCTCCTCCAGACTGTCCGGCGCCCCGCGGCCGCCCATGCGGGTGGGCACCCAGCCGGGATCGACGGCGTGCGAGAGGATGCGGGAGCGCCGGGCCAGCGCGAAGGCGAGCGTCGTCACCAGCAGCTTGCTGGTCGAGTAGTCGCCCCGGCCGCGGAACGCCCGGTCGAGGTCGGGCGACCCGGAGCGGTGCATCCCGCTGCTCAGCACGATCGAGCGGTCCGGCGGGGTGAGCGAGGCCATGAGGAGGTACGGCGCGATCACGTTCACGGCCGTCACCGGCCCGTCGATCACGCCCGCGTTGTGGATCACGGCGTCGAAGCGGCCCAGCGCGTTCGCCTGCCGGGCCACGTCGACGGTCGCGTCGGCGTCGGAGAGGTCGCCGAGGACCACGGCGTGCATACGCTCCGCGACGGCCGGGGTGGTGAGGCGGTCGGCCCGGCGCGCGTGCAGCACGACGCGGTGACCGGCGGCGGCGAGCGCCTCCGCGGTGGCGAGGCCGAGGCCGGTGGAGGCTCCGGTCACGAGGATCATCACGCGGGATCGCCCCCGAACAGCTCCTTCGCGATCGCCATGGCCGACATCGCCGTGGGCCAGCCCGCGTAGAACGCGAGGTGGGTGATCGCCTCGACCAGCTCCTCCTGCGTCACACCGTTCTGCACGGCGAAGGGGAGGTGGAAGCGCAGCTGGTCGACGTTGCCGCCGACGAGCAGCGCGGCCACGGTGATGAGGCTGCGGTCGCGCTTGGACAGCTCCGGCCGCTCCCACACCTCGTCGAACAGCACGCGGTCGGTGTAGCGCACGAGCCCCGGGGCGAAGTCGCCGAAGGCCTTCTCGCCGCCGGTCCAGCCGGTCTTCTCGTCGCTCATGCCCGCCCCTCGTACTCGTCGTCGGTGATGTGCTCTTTCCAGGTGGTGGTGCCGGCCGGGTCGTCGGCGGACTCCAGCATGGCGATGTGCTCCATGAAGCAGCCGGGCGCCGCGGCATGCCAGTGGTCCTGGCCGGGCGGCGTGTACAGCGTCTGCCCGGGGTGGACTTCGATTATGGTGCCGTCGCGGTCGCCGAAGCGGGCGACACCGGCGGTGACGCGGAGGTACTGGCCGCGCGCGTGGGAGTGCCAGGCCGTGCGCGCACCGGGCGCGAAGCGCACCAGGGCCACGGTCATCCGCTGGTCGCCCTCGTGCGGAGCGGCGATCGGGTCGACCCAGACGTCGCCGGCGAACTGCTCCGGCGGGTTCTTCGCGGTCGGGGTGGTGGGTTCGATGTTCACGAGTTCCAGCAAACGCCCGATCCTCGCGCGCAGGGAGTCCCTGCCGAGACGTGTACTGCCAGGGCATCCCTCGACGGGCCGTCCCGGCCTAGCCTCGATGCATGGACAACCGAGCGGACGTGCGCGAGTTCCTCATGTCGCGGCGGGCGCGGCTGACGCCCGAGCAGGCCGGGCTGCCCGCGGGCGCCGGCCGCCGGGTCGCCGGGCTGCGCCGCTCGGAGGTGGCGATGCTCGCCGACGTGAGCGTCGAGTACTACTCCAAGCTGGAGCGCGGGGCGATCGCGGGCGTCTCCGCCGCGGTCCTGGAGGCGGTGGCGCGGGCGCTGCAGCTCGACGACACCGAGCGCGCGCACCTGTTCGATCTGGCGCGGGCGGCCGACGGCATCCCCGTCTCCGGACGGCCGCGGCGGCGGTCGGTCAAGAGCCCGGCCGCACGGCCGAGCCTGCACTGGGCGCTGGAGGCGTTCAGCGGCGGCGTCGCCGTGGTGCGCAACGCGCAGTCGGACGTGATCGCCTTCAACGCCCTGGGCCGCGCCTTCTACTCACCGCTCATCGGCGACGGCGGGAGGACGCCCAACTTCGCCCGGTTCCAGTTCCTCGACCCGGCCTCCCGCGACTTCTACCCCGACTGGGACCTGTTCGCCGACATGTGCGTCGCCGTCATGCGCGCCGAGGCCGGGCGCGATCCGCACAACCGCGCGCTGCAGGACCTCGTCGGCGAGCTGTCGACCCAGAGCGAGACGTTCCGGACGCTGTGGGCGGCGCACAACGTGCGCACGCACGGCGCCGGCACGAAACGCTTCCGGCATCCGCTGGTCGGCGACCTGACGCTCGCCTACGAGGAGTTCGCGATCACGGCAGAGCCGGGTCACGTGCTGCTCGTCTACACCGCAGAGCCCGGCTCGCCGTCGGCGGAGCGCCTCCAGCTGCTCGCCTCATGGGGCGCGGAGAGCGGGGCCGGACGAGAGGTCGTGACGCCCTAGCGCCAGACGGTGGCGATCACGACGTTCGCCACGGTGAGCGCGCCGATGGTCGGCAGCACCCATCCGGCGACGGCCTCGCGCTTGCGGTTCACGAGCGCGATCACGATGATCGCGATCAGCACCGCCAGCTTCACGGCGATCTTCGCGTTGTTCACGTCGTGCCCGAGCGGGTACTGCAGCCCGACGAGCAGGATGCCGGTGACCAGCATGGTCCAGGCGCCGTGCATCATCGCAGGGAGGACGCGCGCCGTGCCCGCGCGCATCGCCCGCACCTGGTAGAGCACGCCGCCGAGCAGCGCGGCGACGCCGACGATGTGCAGGGCCAGGATGACGTTCTTGAGGATCTCCATGGCCTCCACCTTACCGACAAGGTGTCGACAACCTCGAAACGGCCCCGGCGGTCAGCGCCTGGAGGAGGGGAGTCCCGTCTCCAGCAGCCCGACGATCCGCTCGGCGACCGCATCGGCATCGGCGCCGTGGGTCACCAGCCGGACACCCGTGTTCAGGAGGCCTTGGGCGAGGGCGACGTGGAGGTCGAAATCCGGCACGCCAGCCTCCTCCAGCACCGCGGTGAGCGGCCGCAACAGCGTGTCGTGCAGCGCCATGATGTCGTCGTAGCTGCTGGGGGAGAGCTCGGCCTGCTGCAGCGTCGCCGCGATGTCGTGCCGCCCGTCCGCCGTCATCCGCAGCGTCGCCTCGACGTAGGCGCGCAGCCGGCCGGCGGCGGGCACACCCTCGAGGGCCGCCTCGACCTCCGCCTCCCAGCGCTGGAAGGCATCGATCGCGACAGCGGCCAGCACATCGTCGCGCGAGCCGAAGTACTCGTAGAAGCTCGACCGGGCGAGCCCCGCCCGCTCGGCGACGGCGCGCGGGGTCACGCCCGCCACGCCCGTCTCGTGCACCAGCGCCTCGGCCGCTCTCAGCAGGGCGGCCCGCTGCGCGGCGCGGTGCTCGGCCACGGTCGGTGCGGAGATCTTGGGCATCCGCTCATTATGCTCCGGCCGCTTCGGCCGCCACCTTCCGCAGCGCCCGGAGCACCCGGCGCACCGGCGCCGAGGCGACCGCGTCCGGCCGGGCCAGCACATCCACATGGCGGGCGAGCGTCACCCCGCTGATGGGCCGCAGCACGAGCTCGTCGTCGGCGAGCGCTCCAGCGGTGATCCGCGGAACCAGGGCCACGGCGGCGCCGCTGCGCACGACCTGCGCGGCGACGAAGAACTCGTTGATGCGGTGCTCGATGCGCAGCGGCCGGCCGGCGAGGGCGGCGAGGTGGTCGAGCGCGTTGGCGAGCGGGAATCCGTCGTGCACCGAGATCCAGCGCTCGTCGCTGAGGTCGGCCGGGGTGATGCGCGGGCGGCCGGCGAGCGGGTGCGCGCGATGCAGCGCGAGGTCGAGCGGTTCCACGAACAGGGGGGTGACGTGGAGGCGGCCGGCCGGCCACGCGGGCTCGTGCGCGAGCCGGTGCGCGATCACCAGATCATGGTCGGCGGTAAGACCGGGGAACTCGGAGCGGGCGACATCCGCGTCGCGGAGCGAGACGACAGGGGGCTGGGAGCCGTCCGGCCCGCTCAGCTCGGCGAGCAGCGGGCGGAACAGCGCGAGCCCCGCACTGTGGAACGCGGAGACGCTCACCGTGCGGCTCCGCTCGCCCAGGAACGCGTCGACCGCGTCGCGCGCGCCGGCGAGCGCCTCCTCCACCCGTGCGCCCGCCACCGCGAGCGCCTCGCCGGCCTCGGTGAGCACGAGCCGCCGCCCCTGCTTGACGGTCAGCGCGACGGGCACGCCGGCCTGGAGGGCCGCGAGCTGCTGCGAGACGGCGGAGGCGCTGATGCCGACCGCCGCCGCGACGGCGGTCACGCTGCCGCGGTCGCCGAGCTCGCGGAGCAGACGGAGGCGCATCGGATCCATAAGCGTTCCTTGATCGTCATTGAAGACAGTGCCCGTTGTTCTTCACGGTCGTCACGTCGAACACTAGTGGCATGGCCGTCCGTCTGCACCGCCCCTCCGCTATCGATCTGCTGCTCGTCGCCGTTGCCGCGGTGTGGGGCTCCAGCTTCCTCCCGGCGAAGGGACTGGCGGCGGAGGTCGGGGTGCCGTCCGCCGTCGCGCTGCGGTTCCTGGCCGCCGCCGTGGCGATGGGCATGATCTGCCTCGTGCGCCGCGAGCGGCTGCCCCGCGGTCGGGGCCTGGCCGTCGCCGCGCTGCTCGGCTGCTCGCAGGCGGCGATCATCGGCCTGGAGACGTGGGGCGTCCACCTCACCTCGGCGACGAACGCCGGCCTCCTGATCAGCCTGTCCCTGGTGATGACCCCCGCGCTGGAGGGGCTCGCGTCGCGCGACTGGCTGCCGCGCTCGTACTTCGTCGCCGCGGTGGCGGCCGTGGTCGGGGTGGCGCTCCTCGTTGGCGGGGGAGGCTTCCGTCCGCCGACCGCGGGCGACGCGCTGGTGATCGTCGCGGCGGTCGTGCGCGCGCTGCACGTGACCGCGAGCGCACGGCTGACCCGCGGGCGCAGCGACGGCACCTTCGGGGTCGTGCTCGTGCAACTGCTGGTCTGCGCTCTCGGGTTCTCGCTTCTGGCGGGCGGCGACCTGCTGCCTGCGGTCACCCGGTTGGACGCGGGAGGCTGGGCGAGCGCGCTCTTCCTCGGCCTGCTCTGCTCGGTGTTCGCCTTCGCGGTGCAGCTCTGGGCCGTGCGCCGCACCTCCGCCGCCCGCGCCAGCATCCTCATGGGCACGGAGCCGGTCTGGGCGCTGCTCGTCGGCGTGCTGCTGGGCGGCGAGCCGATCGGCCCGCTCGGGCTCGTCGGGGCGGCGGTGATCGTCGCGGCCGGGTACGCGGGGCAGGCGATCGAGCGGCGGCACCGGGAGGGGGCGGCGGCACGGCTCAGTGCGCGTCTCAGCGCGCCGGGTCGGTCGACCTCCGCACCACCAGCTCCGGCTGGAACACCGTCTGACGGGGGATGAGCTCGGGGTCGCCGTTCTCCTCCAGCAGGATGCGCAGGGCGGTGCGGCCGATCATCGTGCTCGGCTGACGCATCGACGACAGTGGCACGGCGGCGGCGCCGGCGAACGAGATGTCGTCGAAGCCGATGATCGCGATGTGCTCCGGCACCTGCGCCCGGCCGTCCGAGACCAGCGACTGGAGCAGCCCGAGGGCGAGGAGGTCGTTCGCGGCGAACAGCGCGTCCGGCCGCTGGCCCGGCGGGCGCGCCATGATCCGCGTGCCGGCGGCGACGCCCTGCTCGACGGTCATCGCCGTGGTGGCCACCACCTCCAGCTCGACCTGCCCCTCGGCGTTCTCGGCGGCGACGCGCGCCCCGGCCAGGCGGTCCTGCACCTGGCGGATCTCGAACGGGCCGCCGACGAAGGCGATGCGGCGGCGGCCGGTCTCGATGAGGTGCTCGACCGCCATCCGGCCGCCCGCGACGCTGTCGACGGAGACCGAGCTGTACCGGCTGCTGCCGCCGAACCGGTCGACCAGCACCGCGCGGATGCCGCGGCGGCGCAGTCGTTCCAGCCGCGGCTGGATGTCGCCGAAGGGGGCTATCAGCACGCCACGCACCTGCTGCTCCTCGAACAGGTCGAGGTAGAGGCGCTCGCGGTCGGCGTCCTCGTCGGTGTTGCCGTAGAGGATCGCGATGCCGTGGCGCGACGCCTCGTCCTCCGCGCCGCGGACGACGTCGTTGAAGAACGGGTTCTGCCCGTTGAGCACCACGAAGCCGACGGCCGAGCTCACGCCCTTGCGCAGCCTCCTGGCCGCATCGTTGGGCACGTAGCCGAGCTCGTCGATGGCGCGGGTCACCCGCACGAGCAGCTCGGCCGACACCTCGTCGGGGCGGTTGAGGACGTTGGAGACGGTGCCGACGGAGACGCCGGCGTGCTGAGCCACGTCCCTGATGCTCGTGGGTTGCATCATCGCTCCCTCGTCGACCTGAGTGTTCACGATGCTCGCTTGACCGAGGCATCGGACCTCAATATAGTGTGCCTGAATCGTACATGAATCGATTCATGACATGTTCACCTCAATGAGGAGGATCTTCGTGCCACCCACTGACCAGCAGACGCCGGCGCCGCCCGTGCTCGAGCTGTCGAAGGTCGTCAAGTCCTTCGGAGCGGTCGTCGCGCTGCGCTCCGGCAGCCTCCGCCTCGAGCAGGGCTCCATCCACGCGCTCGTCGGAGAGAACGGCGCCGGCAAGTCGACGCTGGTGAAGATCGTGGCCGGCCTGTACCGCCGCGACGCCGGCGACCTCCGGCTGCGCGGCGAGGAGGTGGACTTTACCTCGACCGCCCAGGCCAAGGCCGCCGGCGTCGCCGTGATCTACCAGGAGCCGACGCTGTTTCCCGACCTGTCGGTCACCGAGAACGTCTTCATGGGCCGCCAGCCCGCCGGCCGCTTCGGCCGCATCGACCGCAAGCGGATGCGCCAGGAGGTCGAGGGCCTGTTCCAGCGCCTCGGTGTGCGGATCGATCCCGACCGGCTGGCCGAGGGCCTCTCGATCGCCGACCAGCAGATCATCGAGATCGCCAAGGCCGTCTCGCTCGACGCCCGGGTGCTGATCATGGACGAGCCGACCGCCGCCCTCTCCGGTGTGGAGGTGGAGCGCCTGTTCGCGGTCGCGCGCAGCCTCCGCGACGAGGGCCGCGGCATCGTCTTCATCTCGCACCGCTTCGACGAGGTGTTCTCGCTCTGCGACACCATCACCGTCATGCGCGACGGCGCGTTCGTCTCCACCGACCCGACCGACGAGGTCACCGAGGACGAGATCGTGCGCCGCATGGTCGGCCGCGACGTGACAGAGCTGTTCCCCAAGCAGGAGACCGAGATCGGCGGCCCGCTGCTCGAGGTCGACGGCCTCACCTCGCCCGGCGTGTTCGCCGACGTGTCCTTCACCGTCCGTGCGGGCGAGATCGTCGCGCTCGCTGGTCTGGTCGGCGCGGGCCGCAGCGAGATCGCGCGTGCCGTCTTCGGCGTCGACCCGTACACCGCGGGCACGGTGAAGGTCGGCGGCCGCTCCATCCCGAAGCACCGCCCGGTCGCCGCGATGGCAGCGGGTCTCGCCCTGGTGCCGGAGGACCGGCGCAAGCAGGGCCTCGTCCTCGAGGAGTCGGTCTCGCGCAACGCCACGCTGGCGATCCGCTCCAAGCTCGCGAAGGCGGGCTTCATCCGCAACGCCGCCGAGAACCAGGCCGCCCGGGTGTGGTCGAGCCGCCTCCAGCTCAAGACGAACGCGCTCGACACGCTCGCGGGCACACTCTCCGGCGGCAACCAGCAGAAGGTCGTGCTCGGCAAGTGGCTCGCCACCGACCCGCGCGTGCTCATCATCGACGAGCCGACGCGCGGCATCGACGTCGGCACGAAGGCCGAGGTGCACCGCCTGCTCTCCGAGCTCGCCGGCCGCGGGATGGGCATCCTCATGATCTCGTCCGAGCTGCCGGAGGTGCTCGGCATGGCCGACCGCGTGCTCGTCGTGCGCGAGGGCCGCATCACGGCGGAGCTCGACCGCGCCGCGGCCGACGCCGAGAACGTCATGTTCGCCGCGACCCACGCCGCCGAGGAGGCCGCCCGATGACCACCCCGACCCTCACCCCGCCCGCGCCTGCCGGCGCCTCCGCCGCCGCCCGGCTGGGCCGCGCCTTCGTCCGCGCCCGCGAGACCGGCATCCTGGTGGCCCTGATCGTCGTCATCGCGGTGACGACGGCGATCAA
The sequence above is a segment of the Leifsonia williamsii genome. Coding sequences within it:
- a CDS encoding NAD(P)-dependent alcohol dehydrogenase, translating into MPTVPAYGAPSATEPLVPLTIERRETGPDDVLIAIRYAGICHSDIHLVRGDWGPVTYPQVVGHEIAGEVVEVGSSVTKFAVGDRVGVGCMVNSCRECENCLAGMENYCLKGNTQTYGSVDRDGTITQGGYSSHVVVDQDFVLRLPEEIPYEAAAPLLCAGITTYSPLAHWKTGPGKKVAVVGMGGLGHLAVKIAAAMGAEVTVLSQTLSKKEDGLRFGAADYYATSDPATFETLANRFDLILNTVSAPLDLNAYLRLLRLDGTMVNVGAPPQPLPITVFTLFGNRRSFAGSSIGSIAETQEMLDFCAQKGIAPETELIAADGINDAYERVLSSDVRYRFVIDASTFTAA
- a CDS encoding SDR family NAD(P)-dependent oxidoreductase, translating into MILVTGASTGLGLATAEALAAAGHRVVLHARRADRLTTPAVAERMHAVVLGDLSDADATVDVARQANALGRFDAVIHNAGVIDGPVTAVNVIAPYLLMASLTPPDRSIVLSSGMHRSGSPDLDRAFRGRGDYSTSKLLVTTLAFALARRSRILSHAVDPGWVPTRMGGRGAPDSLEEGHRTQEWLATADPAGIEPRTGGYWYHRQPRAPHPATVDPAFQDALVERLSRVTGLELPSG
- a CDS encoding carboxymuconolactone decarboxylase family protein, which translates into the protein MSDEKTGWTGGEKAFGDFAPGLVRYTDRVLFDEVWERPELSKRDRSLITVAALLVGGNVDQLRFHLPFAVQNGVTQEELVEAITHLAFYAGWPTAMSAMAIAKELFGGDPA
- a CDS encoding (R)-mandelonitrile lyase — translated: MNIEPTTPTAKNPPEQFAGDVWVDPIAAPHEGDQRMTVALVRFAPGARTAWHSHARGQYLRVTAGVARFGDRDGTIIEVHPGQTLYTPPGQDHWHAAAPGCFMEHIAMLESADDPAGTTTWKEHITDDEYEGRA
- a CDS encoding helix-turn-helix transcriptional regulator, coding for MDNRADVREFLMSRRARLTPEQAGLPAGAGRRVAGLRRSEVAMLADVSVEYYSKLERGAIAGVSAAVLEAVARALQLDDTERAHLFDLARAADGIPVSGRPRRRSVKSPAARPSLHWALEAFSGGVAVVRNAQSDVIAFNALGRAFYSPLIGDGGRTPNFARFQFLDPASRDFYPDWDLFADMCVAVMRAEAGRDPHNRALQDLVGELSTQSETFRTLWAAHNVRTHGAGTKRFRHPLVGDLTLAYEEFAITAEPGHVLLVYTAEPGSPSAERLQLLASWGAESGAGREVVTP
- a CDS encoding TetR/AcrR family transcriptional regulator codes for the protein MPKISAPTVAEHRAAQRAALLRAAEALVHETGVAGVTPRAVAERAGLARSSFYEYFGSRDDVLAAVAIDAFQRWEAEVEAALEGVPAAGRLRAYVEATLRMTADGRHDIAATLQQAELSPSSYDDIMALHDTLLRPLTAVLEEAGVPDFDLHVALAQGLLNTGVRLVTHGADADAVAERIVGLLETGLPSSRR
- a CDS encoding LysR family transcriptional regulator; translated protein: MDPMRLRLLRELGDRGSVTAVAAAVGISASAVSQQLAALQAGVPVALTVKQGRRLVLTEAGEALAVAGARVEEALAGARDAVDAFLGERSRTVSVSAFHSAGLALFRPLLAELSGPDGSQPPVVSLRDADVARSEFPGLTADHDLVIAHRLAHEPAWPAGRLHVTPLFVEPLDLALHRAHPLAGRPRITPADLSDERWISVHDGFPLANALDHLAALAGRPLRIEHRINEFFVAAQVVRSGAAVALVPRITAGALADDELVLRPISGVTLARHVDVLARPDAVASAPVRRVLRALRKVAAEAAGA
- a CDS encoding DMT family transporter — its product is MAVRLHRPSAIDLLLVAVAAVWGSSFLPAKGLAAEVGVPSAVALRFLAAAVAMGMICLVRRERLPRGRGLAVAALLGCSQAAIIGLETWGVHLTSATNAGLLISLSLVMTPALEGLASRDWLPRSYFVAAVAAVVGVALLVGGGGFRPPTAGDALVIVAAVVRALHVTASARLTRGRSDGTFGVVLVQLLVCALGFSLLAGGDLLPAVTRLDAGGWASALFLGLLCSVFAFAVQLWAVRRTSAARASILMGTEPVWALLVGVLLGGEPIGPLGLVGAAVIVAAGYAGQAIERRHREGAAARLSARLSAPGRSTSAPPAPAGTPSDGG
- a CDS encoding LacI family DNA-binding transcriptional regulator; this encodes MMQPTSIRDVAQHAGVSVGTVSNVLNRPDEVSAELLVRVTRAIDELGYVPNDAARRLRKGVSSAVGFVVLNGQNPFFNDVVRGAEDEASRHGIAILYGNTDEDADRERLYLDLFEEQQVRGVLIAPFGDIQPRLERLRRRGIRAVLVDRFGGSSRYSSVSVDSVAGGRMAVEHLIETGRRRIAFVGGPFEIRQVQDRLAGARVAAENAEGQVELEVVATTAMTVEQGVAAGTRIMARPPGQRPDALFAANDLLALGLLQSLVSDGRAQVPEHIAIIGFDDISFAGAAAVPLSSMRQPSTMIGRTALRILLEENGDPELIPRQTVFQPELVVRRSTDPAR
- a CDS encoding sugar ABC transporter ATP-binding protein, with product MPPTDQQTPAPPVLELSKVVKSFGAVVALRSGSLRLEQGSIHALVGENGAGKSTLVKIVAGLYRRDAGDLRLRGEEVDFTSTAQAKAAGVAVIYQEPTLFPDLSVTENVFMGRQPAGRFGRIDRKRMRQEVEGLFQRLGVRIDPDRLAEGLSIADQQIIEIAKAVSLDARVLIMDEPTAALSGVEVERLFAVARSLRDEGRGIVFISHRFDEVFSLCDTITVMRDGAFVSTDPTDEVTEDEIVRRMVGRDVTELFPKQETEIGGPLLEVDGLTSPGVFADVSFTVRAGEIVALAGLVGAGRSEIARAVFGVDPYTAGTVKVGGRSIPKHRPVAAMAAGLALVPEDRRKQGLVLEESVSRNATLAIRSKLAKAGFIRNAAENQAARVWSSRLQLKTNALDTLAGTLSGGNQQKVVLGKWLATDPRVLIIDEPTRGIDVGTKAEVHRLLSELAGRGMGILMISSELPEVLGMADRVLVVREGRITAELDRAAADAENVMFAATHAAEEAAR